The following coding sequences are from one Paenibacillus stellifer window:
- a CDS encoding ABC transporter permease produces MNQQYKSDGYRMPSPASLLRLRLTHHWKEQLAIIRTAADWTVLLYILIPGALLGGRYYYGFWHDPLPAWVGVMPYAMFPAILALLMQGGIVLLLHEGDLLFLRQHPKWLRTVMRGGILYSLTVTSLMLAAGFLVLLPFMVRGYGISGPQALALLVLSLCCGACVKLLRHHARVRKTGWRRWLWLTAAALPSVLFIRLAWLFSASTGLLLLAAAVYAAGAVLAYRSRMSLSGTFLGDVREDFKQRMKIAGLLLRGVIDKPRPTRHKPWIFRRSRPLLRTYSPESRLADASIKAFVRNPGHLKLYLQFTGVSIIAILMVPSFLKWIICIVLTVLMAYWLLSFWKLFAADDFIAMLPLDKEQKADAGTLAVPLLISPFSILSAACVCLPLYGWWGLISFIPAGIVLGLIASRMFAAIRLPR; encoded by the coding sequence ATGAATCAACAATACAAATCGGATGGCTACCGCATGCCGTCACCGGCAAGCCTGCTCCGGCTGCGGCTGACCCATCACTGGAAGGAGCAGCTGGCCATCATCCGCACGGCTGCGGACTGGACGGTGCTGCTCTATATCCTGATTCCTGGAGCGCTGCTCGGCGGCCGCTATTACTACGGCTTCTGGCATGATCCGCTGCCGGCTTGGGTGGGGGTCATGCCCTACGCTATGTTCCCGGCCATCCTCGCCCTGCTGATGCAGGGCGGCATCGTGCTGCTGCTTCATGAGGGGGATCTGCTGTTCCTGCGCCAGCATCCGAAATGGCTGCGTACGGTCATGCGGGGAGGCATCCTGTACAGCCTGACGGTGACAAGTCTGATGCTTGCGGCGGGCTTTCTCGTGCTGCTGCCCTTTATGGTTCGCGGGTACGGCATCAGCGGCCCGCAGGCATTAGCTCTGCTCGTGCTCAGTTTGTGCTGCGGCGCCTGCGTCAAGCTGCTCAGGCATCATGCGCGGGTGCGGAAGACGGGCTGGCGCAGATGGCTGTGGCTGACGGCTGCCGCTCTGCCAAGCGTCCTGTTTATTCGCCTCGCCTGGCTTTTCAGCGCGTCGACCGGACTGCTGCTGCTCGCCGCTGCCGTCTATGCCGCCGGTGCCGTGTTGGCTTACCGTTCGCGGATGTCGCTATCCGGGACCTTCCTCGGGGATGTGCGGGAGGATTTCAAGCAGCGGATGAAGATTGCGGGGCTTCTACTGCGGGGCGTTATCGACAAGCCAAGGCCAACCCGCCACAAGCCATGGATATTCCGGCGGTCGCGCCCGCTGCTGCGCACCTATTCGCCAGAAAGCCGGCTGGCGGATGCGTCCATCAAGGCTTTTGTCCGCAATCCCGGGCACCTCAAGCTGTATTTGCAGTTCACCGGGGTCAGCATTATCGCGATTCTGATGGTGCCCAGCTTCCTGAAATGGATCATCTGCATTGTGCTGACCGTTCTGATGGCGTATTGGCTGCTGTCTTTCTGGAAGCTGTTCGCTGCGGATGATTTTATCGCCATGCTGCCGCTCGATAAAGAGCAGAAGGCAGACGCGGGAACTTTGGCGGTGCCCTTACTGATTTCACCTTTCTCTATCCTGTCGGCGGCGTGCGTCTGCTTACCGCTCTACGGCTGGTGGGGGCTAATCAGCTTCATTCCGGCAGGCATCGTGCTCGGCCTCATCGCTTCCCGGATGTTCGCGGCGATCCGCCTGCCCCGGTAA
- a CDS encoding alpha/beta hydrolase family protein gives MSQGIQFELPAGDDAVLRCTRFPSQGEAKALIVIAHGYKGFKDWGMFPYAAERLSLNHEVVTFNFSHGGIGDDLQTFTELEKFARNTYDRELQDLDVLLSYLSQHPKLGALPLFLLGHSRGAGDCLVYALDHPGEIAGVISWNGVTDLDLFTDQQKQDMREKGRAFVLNGRTGQQMPLDAVILEDLELQKERYRIVERMQQAGFPVILIQGSEDGARLRLGSEQLTAVRPDIEWVQIPGGDHTFRTVHPFAGATPQLEQAIEATRAFIGRVLKA, from the coding sequence ATGAGCCAAGGCATTCAATTTGAACTGCCGGCAGGGGATGACGCCGTACTGAGATGTACCCGCTTTCCTTCACAGGGTGAAGCGAAGGCGCTGATCGTCATTGCCCACGGCTACAAAGGCTTCAAGGATTGGGGAATGTTCCCCTATGCCGCCGAACGCCTGAGTCTGAATCATGAAGTCGTAACCTTCAATTTCTCCCATGGAGGAATTGGGGACGATCTCCAAACCTTCACCGAGCTCGAGAAGTTCGCCCGCAATACATATGACCGCGAGCTTCAGGATTTGGACGTTCTGCTCTCCTATTTAAGCCAGCATCCCAAGCTGGGCGCTCTTCCGCTCTTTCTCCTCGGCCACAGCCGCGGCGCCGGAGACTGCCTCGTCTATGCGCTGGACCACCCCGGAGAAATTGCGGGCGTCATTTCCTGGAACGGCGTAACCGACCTTGATCTGTTCACGGATCAGCAGAAACAGGATATGCGCGAGAAAGGAAGGGCCTTTGTCCTGAACGGCCGGACCGGCCAGCAAATGCCACTGGATGCCGTGATCCTGGAGGACCTGGAGCTGCAGAAGGAGCGTTACCGGATTGTAGAGCGCATGCAGCAGGCCGGCTTCCCGGTCATCCTGATTCAGGGAAGCGAGGACGGCGCCCGGCTGCGCCTGGGCTCGGAGCAGCTGACAGCTGTCCGCCCGGACATCGAATGGGTTCAGATTCCGGGAGGCGATCATACCTTCAGAACGGTTCACCCTTTCGCAGGCGCCACCCCACAGCTGGAACAGGCTATCGAAGCCACCCGGGCTTTTATCGGCCGCGTGCTGAAGGCGTGA
- the nadE gene encoding ammonia-dependent NAD(+) synthetase has protein sequence MSMQREIIEVLGVRPEIDAASEVRKRVDFLKAYLLESNARGLLIGISGGVDSAVAAALCKKATDELAVQEGRGYMTLGVFQPYAEQEDIEDSYTVAKALGLEHTVETNIGDAVDEIALETEYALKALGQHRHLSHQGKGNVKARMRMTVQYALAFENHLLVVGTDHASEAIAGFYTKWGDGAVDIAPLRTLTKRQVRQLADYLGVPASIIGKVPTAGLWPGQEDEMELGVSYEDNSDYLEGRAVKPEISQRLENHYRRTVHKRSAIPGI, from the coding sequence TTGAGCATGCAGCGCGAGATTATCGAAGTCCTTGGAGTAAGGCCGGAGATCGACGCCGCGAGTGAGGTTCGGAAACGGGTGGATTTCCTGAAAGCCTATCTGCTGGAATCGAACGCCCGGGGGCTGCTCATCGGCATCAGCGGCGGTGTGGACAGCGCCGTGGCGGCAGCCCTGTGCAAGAAGGCGACGGATGAGCTGGCTGTACAGGAAGGACGGGGCTATATGACGCTCGGCGTATTTCAGCCCTATGCGGAGCAGGAGGATATTGAGGACAGCTACACTGTGGCGAAGGCGCTTGGCCTGGAGCATACCGTGGAGACGAATATCGGGGATGCGGTCGACGAGATTGCCCTGGAGACGGAATACGCGTTGAAGGCGCTGGGGCAGCACCGCCATTTGAGCCATCAGGGCAAGGGAAACGTCAAGGCCAGAATGCGAATGACGGTTCAGTATGCGCTCGCCTTTGAGAACCATCTGCTTGTCGTGGGCACGGATCATGCTTCCGAGGCAATTGCGGGCTTCTATACCAAATGGGGAGACGGAGCTGTGGATATCGCGCCGCTGCGCACCTTGACCAAGCGCCAGGTACGGCAGCTGGCCGATTATCTGGGCGTTCCGGCTAGTATTATCGGCAAGGTGCCAACCGCCGGGCTGTGGCCGGGACAGGAGGACGAAATGGAGCTGGGCGTAAGCTATGAGGATAACAGCGATTATCTGGAGGGGCGGGCTGTGAAGCCCGAGATCAGTCAGCGGCTTGAGAATCACTACCGGAGAACGGTCCACAAGCGCAGCGCCATCCCCGGGATATGA
- the acpS gene encoding holo-ACP synthase yields the protein MIYGIGHDVLDLKRVSGLLEGRLGERFAARILTPGELALGESRGGLTAEFAGGRFTAKEAVVKAFGCGIGRAMGFGDIEILPGPSGQPKAEVSEEAFERLMLPAGYRYVIHLTITHTPKLASAFAVVEQLEDDRGPWD from the coding sequence TTGATCTACGGAATCGGGCACGATGTGCTGGACTTGAAACGAGTCTCCGGGCTGCTTGAAGGCAGGCTCGGAGAACGGTTTGCCGCCCGGATTTTGACACCCGGCGAGCTTGCATTGGGAGAAAGCCGGGGCGGGCTAACGGCTGAATTCGCCGGGGGACGATTCACCGCCAAGGAAGCGGTCGTCAAGGCGTTCGGATGCGGTATAGGCAGGGCGATGGGATTCGGAGATATTGAAATTCTTCCGGGTCCGTCGGGACAGCCAAAGGCGGAGGTGTCGGAAGAAGCCTTCGAAAGGCTTATGCTGCCTGCGGGCTACCGCTACGTAATCCATCTGACCATTACTCATACCCCGAAGCTGGCGTCGGCCTTTGCCGTGGTGGAGCAGCTGGAGGATGACCGGGGGCCGTGGGACTAA
- a CDS encoding ABC transporter ATP-binding protein has product MRDMEDIVLDVAIQEAGYEEGDVRISGISFTVRRGQLLGLIGPNGAGKSTTIKTLLGLLKYAKASVSIGGEGGTYAYVPEQPIFYEDLTLWEHLDLSAAAHGLEYGAFKEQAERLLHLFGMEHVRDDLPAGFSKGMKQKMMLLLGFLAKPDVYIVDEPFIGLDPRATKDFLRLLDAERRRGAGVLMSTHVLDTAEKICDSFVLVSAGRVAASGTLGDIRAASGMPAASLFDCFDALA; this is encoded by the coding sequence ATGAGAGATATGGAAGATATCGTGCTGGACGTAGCCATTCAGGAAGCCGGGTATGAAGAGGGCGACGTGCGGATCTCGGGTATCTCGTTCACCGTACGGCGCGGCCAGCTGCTGGGCCTGATCGGCCCGAACGGAGCGGGCAAGAGCACAACGATCAAGACGCTGCTCGGTCTGCTGAAATACGCCAAGGCATCGGTGTCCATCGGGGGAGAGGGCGGAACCTATGCCTATGTGCCCGAGCAGCCGATTTTCTATGAGGATCTGACGCTGTGGGAGCATCTGGATCTGTCCGCCGCTGCCCACGGGCTGGAATACGGAGCTTTTAAAGAGCAAGCAGAGCGGCTGCTGCATCTCTTCGGCATGGAGCATGTGCGCGACGATCTGCCGGCTGGCTTCTCCAAAGGCATGAAGCAGAAAATGATGCTGCTGCTCGGCTTCCTGGCGAAGCCCGACGTCTACATCGTGGACGAGCCGTTCATCGGCCTCGATCCCCGGGCGACAAAGGACTTCCTGCGTCTCCTGGATGCGGAGCGCCGCCGGGGTGCAGGCGTTCTGATGTCGACGCATGTGCTGGATACGGCCGAGAAGATCTGCGACTCGTTCGTGCTGGTATCGGCGGGCCGGGTCGCCGCCTCCGGCACGCTCGGCGATATCCGCGCCGCATCCGGGATGCCCGCGGCGTCGCTGTTCGACTGCTTCGACGCGCTGGCCTAG
- a CDS encoding two-component system sensor histidine kinase NtrB yields MLLCTLLSGKMFGVLYINWGLLPAYIGILYGSSRTRTGLAALMLGSMYLSSLRDVPGHILLNSGLLLCPLLFGMSGKFRLGTITEKILVLWAALVPSLVLMAYTSAESGWNYRDTDMRHMLLISITMVVYLTVGALYIYLLETAWDKLEVDGRIASLSEKFRQETDNLRQITDMVPLSIIALDDNLRIIRLNETLMDKILTRSPGVSKGDIVNRTAFDLIHMLKLTMTPEIDQMLSIIQRKQRAAETILCYGRVIHFMATPLASKDKNKPGVMVIVMQDMTEEEKIRSELSHVERLSLVGQMAAGITHEIRNPMAVVRGFLQLMNEKCPPGLESYFQIVMEELDRANGIINDFLSLARSGMSTKEDVNLHVLLEELAPLLWADANLRGQSVELNLCESLPALRVNSKEIKQVILNLGRNAMEAMQPKGVLTLETRQVLGRAELLVKDTGSGMTETELAKLFTPFFTTKEQGTGLGLPLCLSIIERHGGTITVNSIHGAGTVFTVSLPCESE; encoded by the coding sequence TTGCTGCTGTGCACACTGCTGTCGGGCAAGATGTTCGGCGTGCTCTATATCAATTGGGGACTTTTGCCCGCTTATATCGGTATTCTGTACGGCAGCTCCCGCACCCGGACGGGACTGGCCGCACTGATGCTGGGCAGTATGTACCTCTCGTCCCTGAGGGATGTTCCCGGCCATATTCTGCTCAACTCCGGTCTGCTGCTATGCCCGCTGCTGTTCGGGATGTCGGGCAAATTCCGGCTGGGTACGATAACGGAGAAAATTTTGGTTCTATGGGCGGCTCTGGTGCCAAGTCTTGTTCTGATGGCGTACACCTCGGCGGAATCAGGCTGGAATTACCGTGACACCGATATGCGGCACATGCTGCTGATCAGCATAACTATGGTTGTGTATTTGACCGTCGGCGCGCTCTATATTTATTTGCTTGAGACGGCTTGGGACAAGCTTGAGGTAGATGGGCGGATTGCGAGCCTGTCCGAGAAATTCAGGCAGGAGACCGATAATCTCCGGCAGATCACCGACATGGTACCGCTGAGCATCATCGCCCTCGATGATAACCTTAGAATCATACGCCTGAACGAGACGCTGATGGATAAAATACTGACCCGCTCTCCCGGAGTATCCAAAGGGGATATTGTCAACCGGACGGCCTTTGATCTCATACATATGCTAAAACTCACGATGACGCCGGAAATCGATCAGATGCTGAGTATCATACAACGCAAACAAAGAGCCGCCGAAACGATCCTCTGCTACGGGCGCGTGATTCATTTCATGGCCACTCCGCTTGCATCCAAAGATAAGAATAAGCCCGGCGTCATGGTGATCGTCATGCAGGATATGACGGAGGAGGAGAAAATCCGCAGCGAACTGAGCCATGTTGAGCGTCTTTCGCTCGTCGGACAAATGGCGGCCGGAATTACCCATGAAATCCGGAATCCGATGGCTGTAGTGCGGGGCTTTCTGCAGCTCATGAATGAGAAGTGTCCGCCCGGCTTGGAATCTTATTTTCAGATTGTAATGGAGGAGCTGGACAGGGCGAACGGCATTATTAATGATTTTCTGTCGCTTGCGCGCAGCGGAATGTCGACCAAAGAGGATGTCAATCTGCATGTGCTGCTTGAAGAGCTAGCTCCGCTGCTCTGGGCGGACGCCAACCTGCGCGGCCAGAGCGTAGAGCTGAATCTGTGTGAATCGCTGCCGGCTTTACGAGTGAACAGCAAGGAAATCAAGCAGGTCATCCTGAATCTGGGACGCAATGCGATGGAAGCGATGCAGCCCAAGGGCGTTCTGACACTGGAGACCCGGCAAGTCCTTGGCAGAGCGGAGCTTCTGGTCAAGGATACGGGCAGCGGGATGACGGAGACAGAGCTTGCCAAGCTGTTCACGCCCTTTTTTACAACCAAGGAACAAGGGACGGGACTCGGACTTCCGCTATGCCTCAGCATTATTGAACGTCATGGCGGAACGATTACCGTGAATTCCATTCACGGAGCGGGCACTGTGTTCACGGTCTCCCTGCCATGTGAGAGCGAGTGA
- a CDS encoding BrxA/BrxB family bacilliredoxin, translating to MSMSFDQYMRDTIQPMRDDLTNIGFTELTTPEEVEAALPGAKGTALVVVNSVCGCAAGQCRPGVAQALQNDVLPDHLFTVFAGQDKEATAKAREYFAPYPPSSPSIALMKDGELVHFIERHGVENRSAVEIAAELKDIFEQYCQ from the coding sequence ATGTCCATGTCTTTTGACCAATATATGAGAGATACCATTCAGCCGATGCGAGACGATCTGACCAACATCGGGTTCACCGAGCTTACAACGCCGGAAGAAGTGGAAGCTGCGCTCCCGGGAGCCAAGGGTACGGCGCTTGTCGTCGTCAACTCCGTGTGCGGCTGTGCAGCCGGTCAATGCCGTCCTGGCGTGGCCCAGGCACTGCAGAACGACGTTCTCCCTGACCACCTGTTCACGGTGTTTGCCGGACAGGATAAGGAAGCAACGGCCAAAGCCCGCGAATATTTCGCTCCATATCCGCCGTCCTCTCCTTCGATCGCTTTGATGAAGGACGGAGAACTCGTGCACTTCATCGAGCGCCACGGAGTCGAGAATCGTTCGGCCGTTGAAATCGCCGCTGAGCTGAAGGATATTTTTGAGCAATATTGCCAATAA
- a CDS encoding NAD(P)/FAD-dependent oxidoreductase, with protein MSAYDVIVIGGGPSGLMASVAAAERGASVLLIDKGAKLGRKLGISGGGRCNVTNMKERDELIAHIPGNGRFLYSALDHFDNRSIAAFFEELGIRLKEEDNGRMFPVSDKASSVVSALIGKIKALGVSILKDSPVTEVLYGEDRVQGVRLASGKDLRARSVIIATGGKSVPQTGSTGDGYRWAEAAGHTITELYPTEVPIVSREDWIKSGELQGLSLRDVILTVWNEKGKKLIAHRGDMIFTHFGLSGPIALRCSQFLRQVQRKAGRPEVDMSIDLFPDLRPDEAERLIREKLEADPKKTVRNILKGMLPDRLVPLALAKSGIDGDVMGSQFSKTGQSALAGFLKRMPVTVHGTRSLEEAFVTGGGVHLKEIQPGTMESKLMPGLYFCGEILDIHGYTGGYNITAAFSTGYTAGMHAAES; from the coding sequence ATGAGTGCTTATGATGTCATCGTCATTGGCGGCGGTCCTTCCGGCCTGATGGCCAGCGTGGCAGCGGCGGAGCGCGGTGCGTCCGTCCTGCTGATCGACAAGGGTGCGAAGCTCGGCCGGAAGCTCGGCATCTCCGGAGGAGGCCGCTGCAATGTTACCAATATGAAGGAAAGAGACGAGCTGATCGCCCATATTCCGGGCAACGGCCGGTTCCTGTACAGCGCGCTGGATCATTTTGATAACCGTTCGATCGCAGCTTTCTTCGAGGAACTGGGAATCCGTCTCAAGGAAGAAGATAACGGCAGGATGTTCCCCGTCTCAGACAAGGCATCGAGCGTCGTCTCCGCCCTGATCGGCAAAATCAAGGCGCTCGGCGTCTCCATACTGAAGGACAGTCCAGTCACCGAAGTTCTGTATGGCGAAGACCGCGTTCAGGGCGTCCGGCTGGCCTCCGGCAAGGATTTGAGGGCAAGGTCGGTCATAATTGCAACGGGCGGCAAATCTGTCCCGCAGACAGGAAGCACAGGCGATGGATACCGCTGGGCGGAGGCTGCCGGCCACACCATTACGGAGCTCTACCCGACGGAAGTGCCGATCGTCTCGCGGGAGGACTGGATCAAGTCCGGCGAGCTTCAGGGCTTATCGCTGCGCGATGTCATACTTACGGTCTGGAACGAAAAAGGCAAGAAGCTCATTGCCCACCGGGGCGATATGATCTTCACCCATTTCGGTCTCTCGGGACCGATCGCCCTGCGCTGCAGCCAGTTTTTGCGGCAGGTGCAGCGCAAGGCCGGCAGACCCGAGGTGGACATGTCCATCGACCTGTTCCCCGATCTGCGGCCGGATGAAGCTGAGCGCCTTATTCGGGAGAAGCTCGAAGCCGATCCGAAGAAGACCGTACGCAACATTCTCAAGGGAATGCTGCCGGACCGGCTCGTTCCGCTGGCTTTGGCCAAGTCCGGCATCGACGGCGATGTGATGGGCAGTCAGTTCTCCAAGACCGGCCAGTCCGCCCTTGCAGGCTTCCTGAAGCGCATGCCGGTAACCGTCCACGGAACCCGCTCTCTGGAAGAAGCGTTCGTGACCGGCGGCGGCGTTCATCTGAAGGAAATCCAGCCCGGCACGATGGAATCGAAGCTGATGCCCGGCCTGTATTTTTGCGGTGAAATTCTCGATATCCACGGGTATACGGGGGGCTATAACATCACCGCAGCGTTCTCCACGGGATACACGGCGGGCATGCACGCGGCTGAATCGTAG
- the mutY gene encoding A/G-specific adenine glycosylase, producing MTLDERKEAGGGEDELFFSMRLLEWYNGQKRDLPWRRSRDPYKIWVSEIMLQQTRVDTVIPYFNRFIERFPTIDALAEAPEEEVLKAWEGLGYYSRARNLQSAAQQVKELYGGKVPDDREAVFGLKGVGPYTAGAILSIAFNRPEPAVDGNVMRVLSRFFLIEDDIAKPKTRIKMEALAKSLIPEGEASSFNQALMEHGALTCTPKSPRCLVCPVMERCAGRLAGVETELPVKTKAKPPRPEERLAALVEGRGEHAGRVLIRQRPTRGLLARMWELPHWPAPGDIGAGSGRPGEAAAMDRLRRSLAEAGVAARPEAYMMAAEHTFSHIHWTLQVYRCREEELPQPMAAEARGLYAAGSGAAAGGDAPGGEPALLLPGAEQPGLFADEGGAEEERPDMRWIGREDMANYAFPNVFLKLLNAYFDGQEAAGRR from the coding sequence ATGACACTGGATGAGAGGAAGGAAGCGGGCGGAGGGGAGGACGAACTCTTCTTCAGCATGCGGCTGCTGGAGTGGTACAACGGGCAGAAGCGGGATCTGCCCTGGCGGCGCTCCCGCGATCCCTACAAAATTTGGGTGTCGGAAATCATGCTGCAGCAGACGCGGGTGGATACGGTGATTCCTTACTTCAACCGGTTCATCGAACGCTTCCCGACCATTGATGCCCTCGCTGAAGCACCGGAGGAAGAGGTGCTGAAAGCTTGGGAGGGGCTGGGCTATTATTCCCGGGCGCGAAATCTGCAGAGCGCGGCGCAGCAGGTGAAGGAACTGTACGGCGGCAAGGTTCCGGACGACCGCGAGGCGGTGTTCGGCCTGAAGGGTGTCGGTCCCTATACGGCGGGGGCTATTCTCAGCATCGCCTTTAATCGTCCCGAGCCGGCTGTGGACGGCAATGTGATGCGGGTGCTCTCCCGCTTCTTCCTGATCGAAGATGATATCGCCAAGCCGAAGACCCGGATCAAGATGGAGGCTCTGGCGAAATCGCTGATCCCGGAAGGCGAGGCGTCCAGCTTCAATCAGGCGCTGATGGAGCATGGCGCGCTGACCTGCACGCCGAAGTCGCCGCGCTGCCTCGTCTGCCCGGTCATGGAGCGCTGCGCCGGGCGGCTTGCGGGCGTCGAGACGGAGCTGCCCGTCAAGACCAAGGCGAAGCCGCCGCGCCCCGAAGAGCGGCTGGCGGCTCTCGTGGAGGGCCGCGGCGAGCACGCGGGCCGGGTGCTCATCCGGCAGCGGCCGACCCGCGGGCTTCTCGCCCGCATGTGGGAGCTGCCGCATTGGCCGGCGCCGGGAGACATCGGCGCGGGGAGCGGGCGGCCGGGCGAAGCGGCCGCGATGGACCGGCTGCGCCGGTCCCTGGCCGAGGCCGGGGTGGCAGCCCGGCCGGAGGCGTACATGATGGCTGCCGAGCATACGTTCAGCCATATTCACTGGACCCTGCAGGTATACCGCTGCAGGGAGGAGGAGCTTCCGCAGCCGATGGCGGCGGAAGCTCGGGGCTTGTACGCCGCCGGCAGCGGAGCGGCGGCGGGTGGTGACGCGCCGGGCGGCGAGCCGGCGCTGCTCCTGCCGGGCGCAGAGCAGCCCGGCCTCTTCGCCGACGAAGGCGGAGCCGAGGAGGAACGGCCGGACATGCGCTGGATCGGCCGGGAGGACATGGCGA